The proteins below come from a single Beutenbergia cavernae DSM 12333 genomic window:
- a CDS encoding nitroreductase family deazaflavin-dependent oxidoreductase: MSGPVQLLRSAIAPLTRTRAFRAVGPVLLPPAERLLAALTRGRVQLSALLVPSLVLHSTGARSGEPRDTYLMYTPDGPGRAIVAGTSFARDRHPAWTYNLLAHPDASISVRGRPIPVRASRITDDGERDAAWARIEAQWPGYRAYERDSGRVVRLFRLQAVARTEPRAG, translated from the coding sequence GTGTCCGGCCCCGTCCAGCTCCTGCGCTCCGCGATCGCACCGCTCACGCGGACGCGGGCGTTCCGCGCCGTCGGTCCCGTCCTGCTCCCACCCGCCGAGCGGCTCCTCGCCGCCCTCACCCGCGGCCGCGTCCAGCTCAGCGCCCTGCTCGTGCCGTCGCTCGTGCTGCACTCGACCGGCGCGAGGTCGGGCGAGCCGCGCGACACCTACCTCATGTACACACCCGACGGCCCGGGCCGCGCGATCGTCGCCGGGACGTCGTTCGCCCGCGACCGGCATCCCGCGTGGACGTACAACCTGCTCGCGCACCCGGACGCGAGCATCAGCGTGCGCGGCCGGCCGATCCCCGTCCGGGCGTCGCGCATCACCGACGACGGCGAGCGCGACGCCGCGTGGGCACGCATCGAGGCCCAGTGGCCGGGGTACCGCGCGTACGAGCGGGACTCCGGTCGCGTGGTGCGGCTGTTCCGGCTGCAGGCCGTGGCCCGCACGGAACCCCGGGCCGGGTGA
- a CDS encoding sigma-70 family RNA polymerase sigma factor: MTEPGSGEHVAEAFEAQRPRLVAVAYRMLGSRADAEDAVQEAWLRLARQDEAAIDNLAGWLTTVVGRVCLDVLRSRRSRRETPVGGDLPELVVTEDDGDPASEAELADSVGLALLVVLDTLGPAERLAFVLHDMFAMPFEEIATVLGRSTAATKMLASRARRKLQGSPSPADDRRRQRAVVDAFLAAARDGDFDGLVRVLHPDVVWRTHAPSGEVVVRRGSAALARAVSRGAGLGVTARRVLVNGELGVMAWDAAGQPLGVMACTVAGGRIVEVLAVSGRRRLEALDVPRP, translated from the coding sequence ATGACCGAGCCCGGTTCCGGGGAGCACGTCGCCGAGGCGTTCGAGGCGCAGCGCCCACGCCTGGTCGCCGTCGCCTACCGCATGCTCGGGTCGCGGGCCGACGCTGAGGACGCCGTGCAGGAGGCGTGGCTCCGCCTCGCGCGGCAGGACGAGGCGGCGATCGACAACCTCGCCGGCTGGCTCACCACGGTCGTCGGCCGGGTCTGCCTGGACGTGCTGCGCTCGCGCCGCTCGAGACGCGAGACCCCCGTCGGGGGCGACCTGCCCGAGCTCGTCGTCACCGAGGACGACGGCGATCCCGCGAGCGAGGCGGAGCTGGCGGACTCCGTCGGGCTGGCGCTCCTGGTCGTGCTCGACACGCTCGGCCCCGCGGAGCGCCTCGCGTTCGTGCTGCACGACATGTTCGCGATGCCGTTCGAGGAGATCGCCACCGTCCTCGGCAGGTCCACGGCCGCCACGAAGATGCTCGCCAGCAGGGCGCGACGAAAGCTGCAGGGCTCCCCATCCCCGGCCGACGACCGACGCCGGCAGCGCGCCGTCGTCGACGCGTTCCTCGCGGCCGCACGGGACGGGGACTTCGACGGCCTGGTGCGGGTGCTCCACCCGGACGTGGTCTGGCGCACCCACGCCCCGAGCGGGGAGGTCGTGGTCCGGCGGGGATCGGCGGCACTCGCCCGCGCTGTCAGCCGCGGAGCGGGCCTGGGCGTGACGGCGCGGCGCGTCCTCGTGAACGGGGAGCTCGGGGTCATGGCCTGGGATGCGGCCGGCCAGCCGCTCGGCGTGATGGCGTGCACGGTGGCGGGCGGTCGGATCGTCGAGGTCCTCGCCGTGTCTGGCCGCCGACGGCTCGAGGCGCTGGACGTTCCCCGGCCCTGA
- a CDS encoding low temperature requirement protein A: MSEPAPSSSRSRLVSMRPRDPGEPFRTASTLELFFDLVFVVAVSIAAVNLHHALTEGHVLDGLVSYGLVFFAIWWAWMNFTWFATSFATDDWLYRVLTIVQMAGVLVLAAGIESAFTELDFTIPVIGYVVMRAAMVTQWLRASRSAGAARRATRIYAAGIAAVQVYWLLLLLLPTGGAIIAGFLVGVVLELAIPVLAERTGPTPWHPHHITERYGLFTLILLGESLLASSNAIIGALHDDTELGPLISIAVLTIVVTAALWWIYFWPPHHTAIGSLGRSIRYGYVHFFVFAAAGAFSAGIEVEIDVLTGHSVLDDVAASFTVTVPIAVFVLGIWWIAIRENADRVVNVVVPLGAVLVLFDPIIPIPVTLTAVLMIAIVVVLVLHPPVSRGGSHPAEP; the protein is encoded by the coding sequence ATGAGCGAGCCCGCGCCGTCGTCGTCGCGGTCCCGCCTCGTCTCGATGCGCCCGCGCGACCCCGGCGAGCCGTTCCGGACGGCGAGCACGCTCGAGCTGTTCTTCGACCTCGTCTTCGTGGTGGCCGTGAGCATCGCGGCGGTCAACCTCCACCACGCGCTCACCGAGGGGCACGTCCTCGACGGGCTGGTCTCCTACGGCCTCGTGTTCTTCGCCATCTGGTGGGCGTGGATGAACTTCACGTGGTTCGCGACGTCGTTCGCCACCGACGACTGGCTCTACCGCGTGCTGACGATCGTCCAGATGGCGGGCGTGCTCGTGCTCGCCGCGGGGATCGAGTCGGCGTTCACCGAGCTGGACTTCACGATCCCGGTGATCGGCTACGTCGTCATGCGCGCCGCGATGGTGACGCAGTGGTTGCGGGCGTCGAGGTCGGCGGGGGCGGCCCGGAGGGCCACGCGCATCTACGCGGCCGGCATCGCCGCGGTGCAGGTGTACTGGCTCCTCCTGCTGCTCCTCCCGACCGGTGGGGCGATCATCGCCGGCTTCCTGGTGGGCGTCGTCCTCGAGCTGGCCATCCCCGTCCTCGCGGAACGCACCGGCCCGACGCCGTGGCACCCGCACCACATCACCGAGCGCTACGGCCTGTTCACCCTGATCCTGCTCGGCGAGAGCTTGCTCGCGTCGTCGAACGCGATCATCGGAGCCTTGCACGACGACACCGAGCTCGGCCCCCTGATCTCGATCGCCGTACTGACGATCGTGGTCACGGCAGCACTGTGGTGGATCTACTTCTGGCCCCCGCACCACACGGCGATCGGGAGCCTCGGGCGGTCGATCCGGTACGGCTACGTGCACTTCTTCGTGTTCGCCGCGGCGGGCGCCTTCTCGGCCGGGATCGAGGTCGAGATCGACGTGCTCACGGGCCACAGCGTGCTCGACGACGTCGCCGCCTCCTTCACCGTGACGGTGCCGATCGCCGTCTTCGTGCTCGGCATCTGGTGGATCGCGATCCGGGAGAACGCGGATCGCGTGGTCAACGTCGTCGTACCGCTCGGCGCGGTGCTGGTGCTGTTCGATCCGATCATCCCGATCCCGGTGACACTGACGGCGGTGCTCATGATCGCGATCGTCGTCGTTCTCGTGCTGCACCCGCCGGTGTCTCGAGGCGGCTCGCACCCCGCGGAGCCGTGA
- a CDS encoding MarR family winged helix-turn-helix transcriptional regulator, with the protein MSEPADHAPSCPLGGTTGLPALVDLSLLIRATVGGVAERHELTATQGRLLCLLEHGPLRMADLAQRLGVEKAALTGLVDRAERRALVERRAVPGDRRATHVSLTSRGATAMTSFHADVADALDAMLGTLGPEEREAFRRMARVVVDGAGAPAAVAHG; encoded by the coding sequence GTGAGCGAGCCAGCTGACCACGCGCCGTCGTGCCCTCTCGGCGGTACCACGGGACTTCCCGCGCTCGTGGACCTGTCCCTGCTGATCCGGGCGACCGTCGGCGGGGTAGCCGAGCGCCACGAGCTCACGGCCACGCAGGGGCGGCTGCTCTGCCTGCTCGAGCACGGGCCGCTCCGGATGGCGGACCTGGCGCAGCGACTGGGTGTGGAGAAGGCGGCGCTGACCGGCCTCGTCGACCGCGCCGAGCGCCGAGCGCTCGTCGAGCGCCGCGCGGTGCCAGGGGATCGGCGGGCGACGCACGTGTCCCTCACCTCGCGAGGAGCCACGGCGATGACCTCCTTCCACGCCGACGTGGCGGACGCGCTCGACGCGATGCTCGGCACGCTCGGTCCCGAGGAGCGCGAGGCCTTCCGCCGGATGGCTCGGGTGGTGGTGGACGGGGCCGGGGCGCCTGCCGCCGTCGCGCACGGCTGA
- a CDS encoding GTP pyrophosphokinase, which yields MMARTPEIPPDVIESFRRVREDFTRFMLSYRFGMEEVTTKLEILREEFAQLHSYNPIEHVSTRLKSPESVVDKATRRGVEPSLDGIRSSITDIAGVRVTCSFVSDAYRVFDALVDQPDVVVRTVKDYIAEPKPNGYRSLHAIVEIPVFLSSGPVHVPVEVQFRTVAMDFWATLEHKIFYKFDGAVPPEVVAQLRESASTAARLDEEMERLHDAVHGPREPTAPGAADAAVSDEVVRRMLRLLGGADASEA from the coding sequence ATGATGGCCCGCACCCCGGAGATCCCGCCGGACGTCATCGAGTCGTTCCGTCGCGTCCGTGAGGACTTCACGCGGTTCATGCTCTCGTACCGCTTCGGGATGGAGGAGGTGACGACGAAGCTCGAGATCCTCCGCGAGGAGTTCGCACAGCTCCACAGCTACAACCCGATCGAGCACGTCTCGACCCGCCTCAAGAGCCCGGAGAGCGTCGTCGACAAGGCGACCCGCCGGGGCGTCGAACCCTCGCTCGACGGGATTCGCTCCAGCATCACGGACATCGCCGGCGTCCGGGTGACGTGTTCGTTCGTGTCGGACGCCTACCGGGTCTTCGACGCGCTGGTCGACCAGCCCGACGTCGTCGTCCGCACGGTCAAGGACTACATCGCCGAGCCCAAGCCGAACGGGTACCGGTCGCTGCACGCGATCGTCGAGATCCCGGTGTTCCTGTCGTCGGGCCCGGTGCACGTGCCTGTCGAGGTGCAGTTCCGGACCGTCGCGATGGACTTCTGGGCAACCCTGGAGCACAAGATCTTCTACAAGTTCGACGGCGCGGTCCCGCCGGAGGTGGTGGCTCAGCTCCGGGAGTCGGCGTCGACGGCGGCACGCCTCGACGAGGAGATGGAGCGGCTGCACGACGCGGTGCACGGCCCTCGCGAGCCCACGGCGCCGGGCGCGGCGGACGCGGCCGTGTCGGACGAGGTCGTGCGGCGGATGCTCCGCCTGCTCGGGGGTGCGGACGCCAGCGAGGCGTGA
- the helR gene encoding RNA polymerase recycling motor ATPase HelR encodes MSSLSTSAFDLPDRLAAKSDPSLIDRDEEHFAAIAESLEQQIADLSDRLDAERKAPGGSGTAALERDQEIHRLTARLRTLRRFGLDLCLGRMVQTDAPEPVYVGRLGLTDAAGKRLLVDWRSPVAEPFFGATHGNPMGLASRRRYRWTAGRISDYWDEVFTAEGLSDDAERAALDDQSAFIASLGSTRSARMRDVLGTIQADQDAIIRAGSEGALVVDGGPGTGKTVVALHRTAYLLYSDPRLGHRRGGVLFVGPHQPYLAYVSDVLPSLGEEGVQTATLADLVPEGAAARPEVDPAVARLKADARMVAAIEPAVRFHEKPPTEGMEVETPWGDAWVSTADWAEAYDAVEPGTPHNEAREVIWEALLAILVDKLHDSGDDDGDPGAEEEFDAYGLRREDPTAEVRRALGTNDELVQAFGRAWPILEAADVVGDLWEVPAYLRLCAPWLERDEVASLQRADARAWTVSDLPLLDAARLRLGDPEASRRSRRQQAVLDAERARVDDVVDHLIETDTSDMHVMSMLRGQDLRSALVDSSGLPTADPDLLAGPFAHVVVDEAQELTDAEWQMLLARCPSRSLTVVGDRAQARHGFAESWQERLERVGLGRVRLASLSINYRTPEEVMAAAEPVIRAALPDANVPTSIRSTGVPVAHGPASDLGTILEEWLATHDDGVACVISAAGDVVVADTARVQSLTPVLAKGLEFDLVVLVDPEAFGQGIEGAVDRYVAMTRATGELVILTSD; translated from the coding sequence GTGTCTTCTCTGTCCACCAGCGCCTTCGACCTCCCCGACCGCCTCGCCGCCAAGTCCGACCCGTCGCTGATCGATCGCGACGAGGAGCATTTCGCCGCCATCGCCGAGAGCCTCGAGCAGCAGATCGCCGACCTGTCCGACCGGCTGGACGCCGAACGGAAGGCGCCCGGCGGCAGCGGCACGGCGGCGCTGGAGCGGGACCAGGAGATCCACCGCCTCACCGCGCGCCTGCGCACGCTGCGCCGCTTCGGGCTGGACCTGTGCCTCGGCCGCATGGTGCAGACCGACGCGCCGGAACCGGTGTACGTGGGTCGGCTGGGACTCACCGACGCCGCCGGCAAGCGACTCCTGGTCGACTGGCGCTCGCCCGTGGCGGAGCCGTTCTTCGGTGCCACCCACGGGAACCCCATGGGCCTCGCGAGCCGCCGTCGGTACCGCTGGACCGCCGGCCGGATCAGCGACTACTGGGACGAGGTGTTCACCGCGGAGGGCCTGTCCGACGACGCCGAGCGCGCTGCCCTCGACGACCAGTCCGCCTTCATCGCCAGCCTCGGCAGCACCCGGTCGGCCCGGATGCGCGACGTGCTCGGCACCATCCAGGCCGACCAGGACGCGATCATCCGCGCGGGATCCGAGGGTGCGCTCGTCGTCGACGGCGGACCGGGGACCGGCAAGACCGTCGTCGCCCTGCACCGCACCGCCTACCTGCTCTACTCCGACCCGCGCCTCGGGCACCGGCGCGGCGGGGTGCTGTTCGTCGGCCCCCACCAGCCCTACCTCGCGTACGTCTCCGACGTCCTGCCGAGCCTCGGTGAGGAGGGAGTGCAGACGGCCACGCTCGCCGACCTGGTTCCCGAGGGCGCCGCCGCCCGGCCCGAGGTCGACCCGGCCGTGGCTCGCCTGAAGGCGGACGCGCGGATGGTGGCGGCGATCGAGCCGGCCGTGCGGTTCCACGAGAAGCCGCCGACGGAGGGCATGGAGGTCGAGACGCCGTGGGGTGACGCCTGGGTCAGCACCGCGGACTGGGCCGAGGCGTACGACGCCGTCGAGCCCGGCACCCCGCACAACGAGGCGCGCGAGGTGATCTGGGAGGCGCTGCTCGCGATCCTGGTCGACAAGCTCCACGACTCCGGGGACGACGACGGCGACCCGGGCGCCGAGGAGGAGTTCGACGCGTACGGGTTGCGCCGCGAGGACCCGACGGCGGAGGTCCGGCGAGCGCTCGGCACGAACGACGAGCTGGTCCAGGCGTTCGGTCGGGCGTGGCCGATCCTGGAGGCGGCCGACGTCGTCGGCGACCTGTGGGAGGTTCCCGCCTACCTGCGCCTGTGCGCCCCCTGGCTGGAGCGCGACGAGGTCGCGAGCCTCCAGCGCGCGGACGCCCGCGCGTGGACGGTCTCCGACCTGCCGCTCCTCGACGCCGCGCGGCTGCGGCTCGGCGACCCGGAGGCGTCCCGCCGCAGTCGCCGGCAGCAGGCGGTGCTCGACGCCGAGCGCGCACGCGTGGACGACGTCGTCGACCATCTGATCGAGACGGACACGTCCGACATGCACGTGATGTCGATGCTCCGCGGCCAGGACCTGCGCAGCGCCCTCGTGGACTCCTCGGGGCTGCCCACCGCCGACCCGGACCTGCTCGCGGGTCCGTTCGCGCACGTCGTCGTGGACGAGGCGCAGGAGCTGACCGACGCCGAGTGGCAGATGCTGCTGGCGCGGTGCCCGTCGCGGAGCCTCACCGTCGTCGGCGACCGCGCCCAGGCGCGGCACGGCTTCGCGGAGTCGTGGCAGGAGCGGCTCGAGCGGGTCGGCCTCGGCCGGGTGAGGTTGGCGTCGCTGAGCATCAACTACCGCACCCCGGAGGAGGTCATGGCAGCGGCCGAGCCCGTCATCCGGGCGGCGCTCCCCGACGCGAACGTGCCCACGTCCATCCGCAGCACCGGGGTCCCCGTGGCTCACGGACCGGCGTCGGACCTCGGCACGATCCTCGAGGAGTGGCTCGCGACCCACGACGACGGCGTCGCGTGCGTCATCAGCGCGGCCGGTGACGTCGTGGTCGCGGACACAGCCCGGGTGCAGTCGTTGACGCCGGTGCTGGCGAAGGGTCTCGAGTTCGACCTGGTCGTCCTCGTCGACCCCGAGGCGTTCGGGCAGGGCATCGAGGGCGCCGTCGACCGGTACGTCGCGATGACCCGGGCGACGGGGGAGCTCGTCATCCTCACGAGCGACTGA
- a CDS encoding nucleotide excision repair endonuclease, which produces MGTPLPQVRLLPPAPGVYRFRDARGRVLYVGRASELRRRVTSYWGDLRGRGHLRRMVPQIARVEAVVCDSEHEAAFLERNLLEASRPRWNRTEGVESIVYIRLERRAVLRHDPGGAAPVFGPYLGGEKVRLAASALNRALSLAYAGERLGGFDRDMARVRGVAPGDRAEREAAFAAVLRREAPALAAVRSELLARREAAAAALGFELAARIQAEIEAIEWVTAEQKVSGWAAEGDADAHGWCGGVLASFEIRDGRVRAWRQRACSESAAVARLAVTPQRWRTFADRAATLASTLAAAGDGTGPPQG; this is translated from the coding sequence GTGGGGACGCCGCTGCCACAGGTGCGACTGCTGCCGCCCGCACCGGGCGTCTACCGGTTCCGAGACGCCCGGGGCCGTGTGCTGTACGTCGGGCGGGCCTCCGAGCTGCGGCGGCGCGTCACGTCCTACTGGGGAGACCTGCGCGGGCGTGGGCATCTCCGCCGGATGGTCCCGCAGATCGCGCGGGTCGAGGCGGTGGTCTGCGACAGCGAGCACGAGGCCGCCTTCTTGGAACGGAACCTCCTCGAGGCGTCGAGGCCCCGGTGGAACCGGACAGAGGGCGTCGAGTCGATCGTCTATATCAGGCTGGAACGGCGCGCGGTCCTGCGACACGATCCGGGCGGAGCGGCCCCCGTCTTCGGCCCCTACCTCGGTGGGGAGAAGGTGCGCCTCGCGGCCTCGGCGCTCAATCGCGCGCTGTCCCTCGCGTACGCGGGAGAGCGACTGGGCGGGTTCGACCGGGACATGGCCCGGGTGCGGGGCGTGGCGCCCGGTGACCGGGCGGAACGGGAGGCCGCCTTCGCGGCAGTGCTCCGCCGCGAGGCCCCGGCGCTCGCTGCCGTGCGGTCGGAGCTGCTCGCCCGGCGTGAGGCCGCCGCCGCCGCGCTCGGGTTCGAGCTGGCCGCACGGATCCAGGCGGAGATCGAGGCGATCGAGTGGGTGACGGCCGAGCAGAAGGTCAGCGGCTGGGCCGCCGAGGGGGACGCCGACGCCCACGGCTGGTGCGGCGGAGTGCTGGCGAGCTTCGAGATCCGCGACGGGAGGGTGCGGGCGTGGCGGCAGCGTGCGTGCAGCGAGAGTGCCGCCGTCGCCCGCCTCGCGGTGACACCCCAGCGCTGGCGCACGTTCGCGGATCGCGCCGCGACGCTGGCCTCGACCCTCGCCGCGGCCGGGGACGGTACGGGTCCGCCGCAGGGCTAG
- a CDS encoding amidohydrolase, which translates to MTTALDHDAVAPPEREAHPLAARVDEVLTGLLPDLRQLADELHDDPETAYEEHRSAARVAALLERHGVAAQVGAFGLPTALHANAGDGGPRVAILAEYDALPDIGHACGHNLIAATAVGAFLAVRELLEHAGGTVELIGSPAEEGGGGKQRIIDAGGFEGVAAAVMVHPGNRDRAYGSGLGMRHVEVTYRGVEAHASAAPERGYNALDAVVTAYQSVAQVRQHILPTDRVHGIITDGGQAPNIVPGRAAAHFFVRSATIDGLEALSERVDAALRGAAISTGTEAEIVWDRLPAYLPVNVNQALADRFAANLRGRREFPPPSPAATGGGSTDLGNVSHVVPAIHPNIATAPEGIGAHTAAFAATTLQPLATQGVLDAAFGLATTVLDVLGDAELRAAIAADFEASREGDA; encoded by the coding sequence ATGACCACCGCCCTGGACCACGACGCCGTCGCCCCACCCGAGCGCGAGGCGCACCCGCTCGCCGCGCGCGTCGACGAGGTTCTCACCGGGCTGCTGCCCGACCTGCGGCAGCTCGCCGACGAGCTGCACGACGACCCCGAGACCGCGTACGAGGAGCACCGGTCCGCCGCGCGCGTCGCGGCGCTCCTCGAGCGCCACGGGGTGGCGGCGCAGGTCGGGGCGTTCGGGCTGCCGACGGCGCTGCACGCCAACGCCGGCGACGGCGGTCCGCGCGTCGCGATCCTCGCGGAGTACGACGCGCTCCCGGACATCGGGCACGCGTGCGGGCACAACCTCATCGCTGCCACCGCCGTGGGCGCCTTCCTCGCCGTGCGCGAGCTGCTGGAGCACGCCGGCGGCACCGTCGAGCTCATCGGCTCCCCGGCGGAGGAGGGCGGTGGCGGCAAGCAGCGGATCATCGACGCCGGCGGGTTCGAGGGCGTCGCTGCCGCCGTCATGGTGCATCCCGGCAACCGCGACCGCGCGTACGGCTCGGGTCTCGGCATGCGGCACGTCGAGGTGACGTACCGCGGCGTCGAGGCGCACGCGTCGGCGGCGCCGGAGCGCGGCTACAACGCGCTCGACGCCGTGGTGACGGCGTACCAGTCGGTGGCGCAGGTGCGCCAGCACATCCTCCCGACGGACCGCGTGCACGGGATCATCACCGACGGCGGCCAGGCGCCGAACATCGTTCCCGGGCGCGCGGCCGCTCACTTCTTCGTGCGCTCCGCGACGATCGACGGACTCGAGGCGCTGTCGGAGCGGGTGGACGCCGCGCTGCGGGGCGCCGCGATCTCGACGGGCACCGAGGCCGAGATCGTGTGGGACCGCCTGCCTGCCTACCTCCCGGTGAACGTGAACCAGGCGCTGGCGGACCGCTTCGCCGCGAACCTGCGCGGCCGCCGGGAGTTCCCGCCGCCGTCGCCAGCGGCCACCGGCGGCGGATCCACGGACCTGGGCAACGTCAGCCACGTGGTGCCCGCGATCCACCCGAACATCGCGACGGCGCCCGAGGGGATCGGCGCGCACACCGCGGCGTTCGCCGCGACGACGCTGCAGCCGCTCGCGACGCAGGGCGTGCTCGACGCCGCGTTCGGCCTGGCGACGACGGTGCTCGACGTCCTCGGCGACGCCGAGCTCCGGGCCGCGATCGCCGCAGACTTCGAGGCCTCGCGGGAGGGTGACGCATGA
- a CDS encoding nitroreductase/quinone reductase family protein: MSFSHTTGTRGARQPGGRLVAWVNRRTVKKIRTKGGKVMGMNALVLTTIGRKSGQERATPVGWFPGPDGTWIIVASAAGAASNPAWYLNLAAHPDEVTIELDGQKIPVSAQELHGDERDAAWAQITAAAPNFAKYEVRTDRVLPVLRLTRRS, from the coding sequence ATGAGCTTCAGTCACACCACGGGTACGCGCGGTGCCCGCCAGCCCGGTGGCCGCCTGGTCGCCTGGGTGAACCGGCGGACCGTGAAGAAGATCCGCACCAAGGGCGGGAAGGTCATGGGCATGAACGCGCTCGTGCTCACCACCATCGGCCGCAAGAGCGGTCAGGAGCGTGCGACGCCGGTCGGGTGGTTCCCGGGACCCGACGGCACGTGGATCATCGTGGCCTCGGCCGCCGGCGCCGCGTCGAACCCCGCCTGGTACCTCAACCTCGCGGCCCACCCGGACGAGGTGACGATCGAGCTCGACGGGCAGAAGATCCCGGTCAGCGCGCAGGAGCTCCACGGCGACGAGCGCGACGCCGCATGGGCGCAGATCACAGCTGCGGCACCGAACTTCGCGAAGTACGAGGTCAGGACGGACCGCGTGCTTCCGGTCCTCCGCCTCACGCGCCGGAGCTGA
- a CDS encoding HAD family hydrolase has translation MTIRHVLFDADGVLQLVPGGWIAAMEPHLGDRTEEFFRRTWSEELPMLAGRGDYLPLLAAALEEFGVTTPVEDVYADVWHRIELVEESIALVRAVRAAGLGVHLGTNQESYRAAFMRADLGYDALFDTSSYSCELGVAKPDPEFFLRAARLIGDEPASVLFIDDNPPNVDGARAAGLAAVHWHVEHGHDALTALLAQHGVQVSSVQDDDGGRPVAPSPAV, from the coding sequence ATGACGATCCGCCATGTCCTGTTCGACGCCGACGGCGTCCTGCAGCTCGTTCCCGGCGGCTGGATCGCCGCCATGGAGCCGCACCTCGGCGACCGCACGGAGGAGTTCTTCAGGCGCACGTGGAGCGAGGAGCTGCCGATGCTCGCCGGCCGCGGCGACTACCTCCCGCTCCTCGCCGCGGCCCTGGAGGAGTTCGGCGTGACCACTCCGGTCGAGGACGTCTACGCCGACGTGTGGCACCGCATCGAGCTGGTCGAGGAGTCGATCGCGCTGGTCCGGGCGGTCCGCGCCGCCGGCCTCGGCGTGCACCTCGGCACGAACCAGGAGTCGTACCGGGCGGCGTTCATGCGGGCCGACCTCGGCTACGACGCCCTGTTCGACACGAGCAGCTACTCGTGCGAGCTCGGCGTCGCGAAGCCCGACCCGGAGTTCTTCCTACGGGCGGCGCGCCTCATCGGGGACGAGCCCGCGAGCGTCCTGTTCATCGACGACAACCCGCCCAACGTGGACGGCGCGCGGGCCGCGGGGCTGGCGGCGGTGCACTGGCACGTCGAGCACGGGCACGACGCGCTCACCGCGCTCCTGGCGCAGCACGGTGTGCAGGTCTCGTCCGTTCAGGACGACGACGGCGGCCGTCCCGTCGCGCCGTCGCCGGCGGTCTGA
- a CDS encoding DUF1684 domain-containing protein translates to MSTATNDVGTSFLADWEAWHAAREAELRRPHGWLSLTALHWLGTEPTTLDDLPGRWWYDDEGTWVEPDAASSSDGGAVLLDGVALTGRTRVGDASGAGVGAVVVGDRVLEILGRGAGNRGVRVRDPEAPGRTGFDGVPTFTPDPAWRLDAVLTPLADAERVAVGSSAERVQHVAQIIGHVRFTYDGAHHSLAVGAGGSIAFRDATSGRETFGLLRFLTVTPDDDGAVVLDFNRATNPPCAFSDYGTCPLPPPENVLPFAVTAGERTPTRPV, encoded by the coding sequence ATGAGCACCGCGACGAACGACGTCGGCACGTCGTTCCTGGCCGACTGGGAGGCGTGGCACGCGGCCCGCGAGGCGGAGCTGCGCCGGCCGCACGGCTGGCTCAGCCTCACGGCGCTGCACTGGCTGGGCACGGAGCCGACGACGCTCGACGACCTGCCCGGTCGTTGGTGGTACGACGACGAGGGGACCTGGGTCGAGCCCGACGCCGCATCGTCGTCAGACGGCGGGGCGGTGCTCCTCGACGGCGTCGCGCTCACCGGGCGCACCCGGGTCGGCGACGCCTCCGGAGCGGGCGTCGGCGCCGTCGTCGTCGGTGACCGCGTGCTCGAGATCCTCGGCCGTGGCGCGGGCAACAGGGGTGTTCGGGTGCGCGACCCGGAGGCGCCCGGGCGCACCGGGTTCGACGGCGTCCCGACGTTCACGCCCGACCCCGCGTGGCGCCTCGACGCCGTGCTGACGCCGCTGGCCGACGCCGAGCGCGTGGCGGTGGGGTCCTCCGCCGAGCGCGTGCAGCACGTCGCCCAGATCATCGGGCACGTGAGGTTCACGTACGACGGCGCCCACCACAGCCTCGCCGTCGGCGCCGGCGGTTCGATCGCGTTCCGTGACGCGACGAGCGGTCGGGAGACGTTCGGACTGCTGCGCTTCTTGACCGTCACCCCGGACGACGACGGCGCCGTCGTGCTCGACTTCAACCGGGCCACCAACCCGCCGTGCGCGTTCAGCGACTACGGCACCTGCCCGCTCCCGCCGCCGGAGAACGTGCTGCCGTTCGCCGTCACGGCCGGGGAGAGGACGCCGACCCGGCCCGTCTGA
- a CDS encoding DoxX family protein has translation MNLALWIVAGLMAAVFLVAGSTKLFIPRSTLAEAPGGGWVGGFSASFVKVLGALEIAGGVGLVLPAALGVAPFLTPVAASGLAIVMVGAAVVEIRRREYAHALLNVAYLALLVFVAWGRFGPEVLG, from the coding sequence ATGAATCTCGCACTCTGGATCGTCGCCGGGCTGATGGCGGCGGTCTTCCTGGTGGCCGGCTCGACGAAGCTGTTCATCCCGCGATCGACGCTCGCCGAGGCTCCCGGGGGCGGCTGGGTGGGCGGCTTCAGCGCCTCGTTCGTCAAGGTCCTGGGCGCGTTGGAGATCGCCGGGGGAGTCGGTCTCGTCCTGCCAGCTGCCCTCGGCGTCGCGCCGTTCCTGACGCCGGTCGCGGCGTCCGGGCTGGCGATCGTCATGGTGGGTGCGGCCGTCGTGGAGATCCGACGCCGCGAGTACGCGCACGCGCTCCTGAACGTCGCGTACCTCGCGCTTCTCGTGTTCGTGGCGTGGGGTCGGTTCGGCCCGGAGGTGCTGGGCTGA